From Chryseobacterium salivictor, a single genomic window includes:
- a CDS encoding TonB-dependent receptor has translation MNKTIQHIFFIGLLFSSTAVFSQIKEEKLILDRKREPEVKKIEKKKTSIEAEKNYPPQEKSANPPTYDITNVPASSDFKTSLIQGEDISPKFDAEYQNNYFQLGMGNYGKILADGNISTKLENGMEAGGDVHFLSTSGLKKVYAWDSKQSTANIGAFLNSYGEKGKFSVNADYGLNDYNYYGIYALAPASNNVDLKQKTNRFKVNGYYDFYSNEILNDVRVKSSFLSDHFGAKENQAEILVNLSKHGVELPSFDDVNFNADLGLNLETVKSDFELLTKNSSQFLNATLAPKMTFFKGKSYLIIGSDFSFLNAKNSNMTLAEEVKNNKTYWFPKAELQFAAADEFKFYAGITGGLQLNTYADLLEQNPYLISDQELRATETKYKFYFGLRGDIDQNIKYDFSAGFGKMNDILFFKANNLFNVAAEYNRLPYDYANTFSSVYDNGTVSEAKASVQYFPLANLALDAELKFEKYNLENYENIYNKPLVKASLGGKYSILDKKLNLGAKAIFATDQTTNSFEVNHEAIDPNFRALENKNDKIGGFADLNLSAEYKVHKNLSIFALGNNLLNTQYQTYKGYKVLGAQILGGVKISF, from the coding sequence ATGAACAAGACCATTCAACATATATTTTTCATCGGATTACTATTTTCCTCAACCGCAGTTTTTTCCCAGATCAAAGAAGAGAAATTGATTTTGGACCGAAAGCGTGAACCGGAAGTAAAGAAAATCGAGAAGAAAAAAACATCCATCGAAGCAGAGAAAAATTATCCGCCGCAGGAAAAATCCGCGAATCCGCCGACGTACGACATTACCAATGTTCCGGCGTCTTCAGATTTTAAAACTTCGCTGATTCAGGGAGAAGATATTTCGCCGAAATTCGATGCCGAATATCAGAATAACTATTTCCAGCTTGGAATGGGAAATTACGGAAAAATTCTTGCCGACGGAAATATTTCCACCAAACTGGAAAACGGAATGGAAGCCGGTGGCGACGTTCATTTCCTTTCTACAAGCGGTCTAAAGAAAGTTTATGCCTGGGATTCCAAACAAAGTACTGCGAATATTGGCGCCTTTCTAAATTCTTATGGTGAGAAAGGAAAATTCAGCGTGAATGCAGATTATGGTTTAAACGATTATAATTATTACGGAATTTATGCATTAGCTCCGGCTTCAAACAATGTCGATTTAAAGCAGAAAACCAACCGTTTTAAAGTAAACGGTTACTACGATTTTTATTCCAATGAAATCCTGAATGATGTCCGCGTGAAATCTTCTTTCCTGAGCGATCATTTTGGAGCGAAGGAAAATCAGGCTGAAATTTTGGTGAATTTATCAAAGCACGGCGTAGAATTGCCAAGTTTTGATGATGTGAATTTCAATGCGGATCTGGGTTTAAATTTAGAAACCGTAAAATCTGATTTTGAATTGCTTACTAAAAATTCCTCTCAATTTCTCAATGCGACTTTAGCACCGAAAATGACTTTCTTTAAAGGAAAATCTTATTTGATCATCGGTTCGGATTTTTCATTTTTAAATGCAAAGAATTCAAATATGACTTTAGCAGAAGAGGTGAAAAATAATAAAACCTATTGGTTCCCAAAAGCAGAACTGCAGTTTGCAGCCGCCGATGAATTCAAGTTTTATGCTGGGATTACCGGTGGTTTACAATTAAATACCTACGCCGATTTACTGGAACAAAATCCTTATTTGATCTCGGACCAGGAATTGCGTGCGACAGAAACAAAATATAAATTCTACTTTGGTTTGCGGGGCGACATTGACCAAAACATCAAATACGATTTCAGCGCAGGATTTGGGAAAATGAATGATATTCTTTTCTTTAAAGCAAATAATTTGTTTAATGTAGCCGCTGAATATAACCGTTTGCCTTATGATTATGCCAACACTTTTTCATCTGTTTACGATAATGGAACGGTGAGTGAGGCAAAAGCGAGTGTGCAATATTTTCCATTGGCGAATTTGGCGCTGGATGCAGAATTAAAGTTTGAGAAATATAATCTTGAAAATTATGAGAACATTTACAATAAACCTTTGGTAAAAGCCAGTTTGGGTGGAAAATATTCGATATTGGACAAAAAACTGAATTTGGGAGCGAAAGCGATTTTTGCGACGGATCAGACAACCAATTCATTTGAAGTAAATCATGAAGCAATTGATCCTAATTTTCGCGCTCTGGAAAACAAAAATGACAAAATTGGTGGATTTGCTGATTTAAATTTGTCCGCAGAGTACAAAGTTCACAAAAATTTAAGTATTTTTGCACTCGGAAACAATTTACTCAACACCCAGTATCAAACTTACAAAGGTTATAAAGTTTTGGGAGCACAGATTTTGGGAGGAGTGAAGATAAGTTTTTAA
- a CDS encoding organic hydroperoxide resistance protein — protein sequence MKTLYTTSVTAKGGRDGHIKSENGILELDVRTPKSLGGASDGFANPEMLFAAGYAACFDSALNLVIKKSKIETGETSVKAKVSIGQTENGGFGLAVELDVNIPGVSLEEAQSLTEKAHQVCPYSNATRNNIEVKLAVTNN from the coding sequence GTGAAAACATTATATACAACAAGCGTCACCGCAAAAGGTGGCCGCGACGGACACATTAAAAGTGAAAATGGAATTTTAGAATTGGATGTTAGAACTCCGAAATCTTTAGGTGGCGCAAGTGACGGTTTTGCTAATCCTGAGATGCTTTTCGCTGCAGGATATGCCGCGTGTTTCGACAGCGCTTTGAATTTGGTCATCAAAAAATCAAAGATTGAAACTGGCGAAACTTCGGTAAAAGCAAAAGTAAGTATCGGTCAAACTGAAAACGGCGGTTTCGGTTTAGCGGTAGAATTAGACGTAAATATTCCCGGCGTTTCGCTAGAGGAAGCACAGTCGCTCACAGAAAAGGCGCATCAGGTTTGTCCTTACTCGAATGCGACAAGAAATAATATTGAGGTTAAATTGGCAGTAACCAATAATTAA
- a CDS encoding MarR family winged helix-turn-helix transcriptional regulator, which translates to MENQDTPKLGNQICFPLYVIAKEITGMYRPFLDRLDITYSQYLVMMVLWEEEGLTVNQIGEKLYLDSGTLTPLLKRLEAKSFLQRNRKKEDERVVQVFLTQEGKDLQKLACAIPGKMKEKLNFSDEDLLELKMTVDKILNKVENKK; encoded by the coding sequence ATGGAAAATCAGGATACTCCAAAATTGGGAAATCAAATTTGTTTTCCGCTGTACGTCATCGCCAAAGAGATTACGGGAATGTACCGGCCGTTTTTAGATAGACTGGATATTACCTATTCTCAGTATTTAGTGATGATGGTACTTTGGGAAGAAGAAGGTTTAACGGTAAATCAAATCGGTGAAAAACTGTATCTGGACAGTGGAACTTTGACGCCTTTATTAAAAAGACTGGAAGCAAAATCTTTTTTACAGCGAAACAGAAAAAAGGAAGATGAGCGTGTAGTGCAAGTTTTTTTAACCCAAGAAGGCAAAGATCTGCAAAAACTGGCTTGTGCAATTCCGGGCAAGATGAAAGAGAAACTCAATTTTTCAGATGAAGATCTGCTCGAATTAAAAATGACAGTCGATAAAATTTTAAACAAAGTAGAAAATAAGAAGTGA
- a CDS encoding NAD(P)H-dependent oxidoreductase, which produces MSLLEDLKWRHAVKAYDPAKKVSEQDLNKILEAARLAPTSSGLQPFRVIVVENQELKEKMVKGALNPEVMRDSSHVLVFAAWDRYSDEKIDKVYDYHTDVRELPRGRFGSYTDKLKEIYNAQTADENFAHTARQTYIALGLAMAQAAELKIDSTPAEGFSNEVVDEILGLKELGLKSVSLLYLGYRDIEKDYLSHMKKVRIPMEEFIIQK; this is translated from the coding sequence ATGTCATTACTGGAAGATTTAAAATGGAGACATGCCGTAAAAGCTTACGATCCTGCAAAAAAAGTATCTGAGCAAGATTTAAATAAAATATTAGAAGCGGCCAGACTGGCGCCAACTTCATCGGGATTACAGCCTTTCCGGGTGATTGTGGTAGAAAATCAGGAACTGAAAGAAAAAATGGTGAAGGGCGCGCTGAATCCTGAAGTGATGAGAGATTCTTCTCACGTTCTTGTTTTTGCAGCTTGGGACCGTTACTCTGATGAAAAAATCGATAAAGTTTACGATTACCACACCGATGTGAGAGAATTACCAAGAGGAAGATTCGGCAGTTATACCGATAAACTGAAAGAAATTTATAACGCTCAAACTGCGGATGAAAATTTTGCTCATACCGCTCGTCAAACATATATTGCTCTTGGTTTAGCGATGGCTCAAGCTGCAGAATTAAAGATTGACAGCACACCAGCCGAAGGTTTCAGCAATGAGGTTGTAGATGAAATTTTAGGTTTGAAAGAACTGGGTTTAAAAAGTGTCAGTCTTTTATATTTAGGCTATAGAGACATCGAAAAAGATTATCTTTCTCACATGAAAAAAGTGAGAATTCCGATGGAGGAATTTATCATTCAAAAATAA
- a CDS encoding T9SS type A sorting domain-containing protein, which yields MKKFTFFLITLCGIQIFPQITITKDSSFGNNGVFTANFHSNQNVLNSNVLVLPNNAMLYIINTANRNYILKLHPNGTLDSDFADNGRLEFGENNFLNAVLQGNKIIVYLGPKPLDYNTYGDSKILRYHLNGTLDSTFGNSGVINEVTESTNPQSLSVLVLEDQSLVVTNSNSIYPKKFTVDGRLDTGFGSNGEIIYNYYFPLGQSSTGKIATCDVSSLSSSVYSFYNLNALTANTVLNLNEKECHQYNGFPLQNKTNTSTRMTSSGMVYSVFQYQNYPLPDFSRLVVIRNEQLDPDFNGKGFVTSENYEQFLDSGFADNVFFILNQKGNEKALKAYSQSGTSLKINSQRDFNLLSGHEIEIKDNYILVNSILPDDHQNLVRVKIEKFLISKEQLSTSNNTLKKIEVENPIKDFLNITYAENAESFEIYNVEGRKILASRNFKNINTANLPKGNYILKMSMKNGEIFSKKLIKN from the coding sequence ATGAAAAAATTTACCTTTTTTCTGATTACCCTATGCGGTATTCAGATATTTCCGCAGATTACTATCACAAAGGATAGTTCATTCGGAAACAACGGCGTCTTCACTGCCAACTTCCATTCCAACCAAAACGTTCTCAACAGTAATGTTCTGGTTTTGCCCAATAATGCGATGCTGTACATTATTAATACCGCGAACAGGAATTATATCCTCAAGCTGCATCCGAACGGGACTTTAGATTCAGATTTTGCTGACAATGGCAGGTTGGAATTCGGAGAAAATAATTTTCTCAATGCTGTTTTACAAGGCAATAAAATAATCGTTTATTTGGGGCCAAAACCGCTTGATTATAATACTTACGGAGATTCGAAAATCTTGAGATACCATCTCAACGGAACGCTGGACAGCACTTTTGGGAACAGCGGCGTTATCAATGAAGTTACGGAAAGTACAAATCCACAATCACTGAGCGTTTTGGTTCTTGAGGATCAAAGTTTAGTGGTGACCAATTCCAACAGTATTTATCCGAAAAAATTTACAGTTGATGGCCGGCTAGATACTGGGTTTGGAAGTAATGGCGAAATAATTTATAATTATTACTTTCCGCTTGGCCAGTCCTCGACCGGAAAAATTGCCACGTGTGATGTGAGTTCTCTTTCTTCCTCGGTGTATTCATTTTATAACCTCAATGCTCTGACTGCTAACACTGTCTTGAATTTAAATGAGAAAGAATGCCACCAATACAATGGTTTTCCGTTGCAGAACAAAACCAATACCTCTACAAGAATGACCAGCAGTGGAATGGTGTATTCCGTTTTTCAATATCAGAATTATCCGCTTCCGGATTTCAGCAGACTGGTGGTGATCAGGAATGAGCAGTTAGATCCTGATTTTAATGGAAAAGGGTTTGTGACTTCTGAGAACTATGAGCAATTTTTAGATTCGGGTTTTGCTGATAATGTATTTTTCATATTAAATCAGAAAGGAAATGAAAAAGCGCTCAAGGCCTATTCTCAAAGCGGAACTTCTTTAAAAATTAACAGCCAGAGAGATTTTAATCTTCTTTCGGGGCACGAAATTGAGATCAAAGACAATTATATTTTAGTGAATTCTATACTTCCCGATGATCATCAAAATCTGGTCCGGGTGAAAATAGAAAAATTTTTAATCTCAAAAGAACAGCTTTCGACTTCTAATAATACACTTAAGAAGATAGAAGTAGAAAATCCCATCAAAGATTTTTTAAATATTACATATGCCGAAAACGCTGAAAGTTTTGAGATTTACAATGTGGAAGGAAGAAAAATTTTAGCTTCCCGAAATTTTAAAAACATCAATACTGCAAATCTTCCAAAAGGAAATTACATCCTAAAAATGAGTATGAAAAACGGAGAAATATTTTCAAAAAAACTCATTAAGAATTAA
- the fsa gene encoding fructose-6-phosphate aldolase has protein sequence MKFFIDTANLEQIKEAQDLGILDGVTTNPSLMAKEGISGKDAILNHYKTICEIVDGDISAEVLSTTYEEMIKEGDELAAIHPNIVVKIPMIKDGIKALKYFSNKGIKTNCTLIFSAGQALLAAKAGANYVSPFLGRLDDISVDGMNLIEEIRIIFDNYMFDTEILAASIRSPMHIINCAKIGADVITSPLDSILNLLNHPLTDKGLAQFVADAKKMG, from the coding sequence ATGAAATTTTTTATCGACACTGCTAATCTGGAGCAAATTAAAGAAGCACAGGATTTAGGGATTTTAGATGGAGTTACCACCAATCCATCACTGATGGCCAAAGAAGGAATCAGTGGGAAAGACGCAATTTTGAACCATTACAAAACCATTTGCGAAATTGTTGACGGAGATATCTCTGCCGAAGTTCTGAGTACCACTTATGAAGAAATGATTAAGGAAGGCGATGAATTAGCAGCAATTCACCCAAATATCGTGGTGAAAATTCCAATGATTAAAGACGGTATTAAAGCGTTGAAATATTTCTCCAACAAAGGAATTAAAACCAACTGTACTTTGATTTTCTCGGCCGGTCAAGCTTTATTGGCAGCAAAAGCTGGAGCGAATTACGTTTCTCCTTTCCTCGGAAGATTAGATGATATTTCAGTAGACGGCATGAACCTGATCGAAGAAATCAGAATTATTTTCGATAACTATATGTTTGATACAGAAATTCTTGCAGCGTCGATTCGGTCGCCAATGCATATCATCAACTGTGCAAAAATCGGTGCCGATGTGATCACTTCGCCATTAGATTCGATTCTTAATTTATTAAATCATCCATTGACCGATAAAGGTTTAGCGCAGTTTGTTGCTGATGCTAAAAAAATGGGATAA
- a CDS encoding T9SS type B sorting domain-containing protein: MKKFYFLVFTFLLALGYGQSVQLYNPATSEIYQNEQYFCAGEKFNFKVDAVASSTGDYVMSSALPTDFGLSTGSLPINFPSSGADKFSEAFPIGFNFSFYGKTYSKVVMGSNGRLVFTDDPELENLKNTAVYTDRTFSGVTGYNSFAALPSADYNKIFKANRAQELNLAQIFFGYTDLVPKSANGSVVYLYKNVVVGGVNGLMVSFQNQIRTNGTGGISSTGYYSYILLLEDGRIVIYVNNKSEITYNAILGIQNDDAIKFKVPTHSISGENYNNGPWKSEGKAWLFTPNQNLTPVFKWFQNATLLGETTNTLLNFSPNDGDILKVEVTYHDPSGAQVGAMVSDQVIFKKIAKPMISYNAGAACVSGVSMTVPNDPDLNFEWYRVGNATALGTGNSYYATQNGSYFVRATRKTLPICSVDSDSVPVNLNSTIPPFNPNNVSLKYCDNTGATSKIINLYDYYPPGSNYTLQFIDGVTPVADPTNFIIYANTTRTVGIYANDPVSDCTVLRNFDLRFDSLPVAANNLTKRFCFGETSVDISQYLQDLAGSNFSVFDYQYSTDGINYSINSIINPRQFPKVWVKIVPKNVSTGSCNTISTLIFTEDAKVIANAPTTQLAPQCSSSFSPFNLNSLKPEINSGNVTVTYHNTLNGAIYDNDLFLNDNAVGSKTVYVRVVDNVTGCVSPDHPSASLLVYAKPTLLLTSIPKSNCQGNTIFNLKQNVSDLVTVAAPITVTLEYHAPNGDLLVGSQITAYDESVYGPNPYIKVIYNTTCSDSVSFSLSYNLKPVAITSSILLCAETTYSLQDFKNKAISNPVNYTFTDLSGSPLPASFNLSVLPKSVDFFIKDNATGCVSDHQTVTFVKGGSSVLMQSEADYILCDIDFDGKTAFNLDSKKAEFTNSSATFEYFKDSGFTQNISSDYTNETPFAQTVYVRITVAGFCPSTAKINLKVNTPTKSMSLLNKYMICFGETILVDAGSENVMYKWSTGETTRTVNFSKTGNYSVVLTNANGCSYTHNFTISDENQPKIQVVNQTNNSIEVIAEGGAKPYQYYFNGVAQSSNILQNPAASSYVIQVKSAAGCLGPPKTVYFIKINNTFTPNADGINDVWKIENLAKMQEVSILIVDRNGTKVFESTNPTKTEWDGKANGRTLPTSTYWYVISWYDAVTQKAEQRQGWILMKNRN; the protein is encoded by the coding sequence ATGAAGAAGTTTTATTTTCTAGTCTTTACCTTTTTACTCGCGCTCGGATATGGACAGTCTGTTCAGCTCTATAATCCGGCCACGAGCGAAATCTACCAGAACGAACAATATTTTTGTGCCGGCGAAAAATTTAATTTTAAAGTGGATGCGGTTGCGAGTTCTACAGGGGATTATGTGATGAGCAGCGCGTTACCTACTGATTTTGGGCTTTCTACAGGATCGCTACCAATAAATTTTCCTTCTTCCGGTGCAGATAAATTCAGTGAAGCATTTCCGATCGGATTTAATTTTAGTTTTTATGGAAAAACGTATTCCAAAGTGGTCATGGGTAGCAATGGCCGATTGGTTTTTACAGATGATCCCGAATTAGAAAATCTCAAAAATACAGCGGTTTACACAGATCGCACCTTCAGTGGGGTTACAGGTTACAATTCTTTCGCTGCCTTACCTTCTGCAGACTATAATAAGATTTTCAAAGCTAATAGAGCCCAAGAGTTAAATCTGGCACAGATATTTTTTGGTTATACCGATTTGGTTCCTAAATCTGCGAATGGTTCCGTTGTTTATTTATACAAAAATGTAGTAGTGGGCGGAGTAAATGGGCTGATGGTCTCTTTTCAGAATCAGATTAGAACCAACGGAACAGGCGGTATTTCGAGTACAGGATATTACAGTTATATTTTGCTCCTGGAGGACGGAAGAATAGTAATTTATGTCAATAATAAATCGGAAATTACGTATAATGCAATCCTTGGGATACAAAATGATGATGCGATTAAATTTAAAGTTCCTACACACAGTATTTCAGGAGAAAATTATAATAACGGGCCGTGGAAAAGTGAAGGTAAAGCTTGGCTTTTCACCCCGAATCAAAATTTAACCCCAGTTTTTAAATGGTTTCAAAACGCAACTTTATTGGGAGAAACTACCAATACTTTACTCAATTTCTCTCCTAATGATGGCGATATTCTGAAAGTTGAAGTTACGTATCACGATCCTTCGGGAGCGCAGGTTGGCGCGATGGTTTCTGATCAGGTGATATTTAAGAAAATTGCAAAACCTATGATTTCTTATAACGCTGGAGCTGCCTGTGTGAGTGGCGTTTCGATGACGGTTCCGAATGATCCCGATTTAAATTTTGAATGGTATCGCGTCGGAAATGCAACAGCTCTCGGTACAGGAAATTCTTATTATGCAACACAAAATGGAAGTTATTTTGTACGGGCTACCCGGAAAACTTTGCCTATATGTTCCGTAGATTCTGATTCTGTTCCCGTTAATTTAAATTCTACGATTCCGCCTTTTAACCCAAATAATGTTTCTCTCAAATATTGTGACAATACGGGAGCGACATCTAAAATAATTAATTTATATGATTACTATCCTCCAGGTTCTAATTATACCTTACAGTTCATTGATGGGGTAACTCCAGTTGCAGATCCTACGAATTTTATTATATATGCAAATACAACAAGAACAGTTGGAATTTATGCTAATGATCCAGTTTCTGATTGTACAGTTTTGAGAAATTTTGATCTTCGGTTCGATTCATTACCAGTGGCTGCTAATAATTTAACAAAAAGATTTTGTTTTGGTGAAACTTCCGTAGATATTTCCCAATATTTGCAGGATCTGGCAGGTTCTAATTTTTCTGTGTTTGATTATCAATATTCTACTGATGGAATCAACTATTCAATAAACTCAATTATTAATCCCAGACAATTTCCAAAAGTTTGGGTGAAAATAGTTCCTAAAAATGTAAGTACAGGATCTTGTAACACTATTTCTACCCTTATTTTCACTGAAGATGCGAAAGTTATTGCAAATGCTCCTACAACACAACTTGCGCCGCAATGCTCAAGCTCTTTTTCTCCTTTTAATTTAAATTCTTTAAAACCTGAAATTAATTCTGGAAACGTTACGGTTACTTATCATAACACTTTAAATGGTGCAATTTATGACAATGATTTATTTCTGAATGATAACGCAGTAGGATCGAAGACTGTTTACGTTCGTGTGGTAGATAATGTCACAGGTTGTGTTTCGCCTGATCATCCTTCGGCTAGCCTTTTGGTTTATGCAAAACCCACTTTACTCCTTACTTCAATTCCTAAAAGTAATTGTCAGGGAAATACAATATTTAATTTAAAACAAAACGTAAGTGACCTAGTAACTGTAGCAGCGCCCATCACTGTAACTTTAGAATACCACGCACCCAATGGAGATCTACTCGTGGGTAGCCAAATTACAGCTTATGATGAATCGGTTTATGGGCCAAATCCTTATATTAAAGTGATTTATAATACGACTTGCAGCGATTCGGTTTCTTTCAGCTTATCATATAATCTAAAACCTGTTGCAATAACTTCTTCGATTTTACTTTGTGCCGAAACAACCTATTCCTTGCAGGATTTTAAAAATAAAGCAATCAGTAATCCAGTAAATTATACTTTTACGGATCTTTCAGGCAGTCCGCTTCCTGCCAGTTTTAATCTTTCAGTGTTGCCGAAAAGCGTTGACTTTTTTATTAAAGATAATGCGACCGGCTGTGTTTCTGATCACCAAACCGTTACTTTTGTTAAGGGCGGAAGTTCTGTCCTGATGCAGTCCGAAGCAGATTATATTCTTTGCGATATCGATTTTGACGGGAAAACCGCTTTTAATTTAGATTCAAAAAAAGCTGAATTTACAAATTCTTCCGCCACTTTTGAGTATTTTAAAGATTCCGGGTTCACTCAGAATATCAGTTCGGATTATACCAACGAAACGCCTTTCGCGCAGACAGTTTATGTTCGAATTACGGTTGCTGGTTTCTGTCCGTCTACTGCGAAAATTAATTTAAAAGTCAATACGCCCACAAAATCGATGTCGCTTTTAAACAAATACATGATTTGTTTTGGCGAAACTATTCTCGTAGATGCCGGTTCTGAAAATGTGATGTATAAATGGAGCACAGGTGAAACCACAAGAACGGTCAACTTTTCAAAAACTGGAAATTATTCCGTTGTATTAACAAACGCTAATGGCTGTTCTTACACTCACAACTTCACGATTTCCGATGAAAATCAACCCAAAATTCAGGTTGTCAACCAAACCAATAATTCGATCGAAGTTATTGCGGAAGGAGGTGCAAAACCTTATCAATACTATTTTAACGGAGTTGCTCAAAGTTCAAATATTTTGCAGAATCCTGCGGCATCCTCTTATGTAATTCAGGTTAAATCGGCGGCAGGCTGCTTAGGTCCGCCAAAAACGGTTTACTTTATAAAAATCAATAATACGTTTACGCCCAATGCCGATGGTATTAATGACGTCTGGAAAATCGAAAATCTAGCGAAAATGCAGGAGGTATCGATTCTGATCGTTGACCGAAACGGAACGAAAGTTTTTGAATCCACCAATCCCACTAAAACGGAATGGGACGGAAAAGCGAACGGAAGAACGTTACCAACTTCTACTTACTGGTACGTTATTTCGTGGTATGATGCAGTCACACAAAAAGCTGAGCAGCGCCAAGGTTGGATTCTGATGAAAAATAGAAATTAA
- a CDS encoding APC family permease — protein sequence MNQLFRRKQYSASDKPSGLVRVLGVWDIVFFGIAAIIGAGSFSSLGEAVFRGGPGVIVLYIICGFACGFTALCYAEFASRIPTAGSAYTYAYASFGELIAWIIGWALIMEYSFGNIYVAFSWSDYFTSFMGRIGVFIPEYLTCSYPEAHKAFLKGSQNLELINAWKNAPLIGNLKIIFDAPALVINGLITWLVYVGIKESKNFNNIFVILKLFIILLVIAVGIGYMNTDNWFPKSIITGEHSFMPNGFAGVMSAVSGVFFAYIGFDALSVLSEETKDPQKNLPRGMIISLILCTIIYIILTLVLTGMVDYRKFDGIGDPLAFIFEKTNANVAWMEFVVSLGAIVAITTVLLVFQMGQPRIWYAMSRDGLMPKKFMEIHPKHKTPSFATIITGIVVGIPILFTDKSFILDFTSIGTIFAFVLVCGGVLLLPSKKKIPGRFHMPYINSKIIFPIIFLGGLTFFYFWQPSFFHTIMDWKDPNESEFRISMFFFLIINLGLCVLAFVKNLSLIPLMGLSSCLYLLTGMTHNNWFWFLVWFAIGLIIYFSYGYRNSKLQKELNGDLD from the coding sequence ATGAACCAACTTTTCAGAAGAAAACAATACAGTGCAAGTGATAAACCCTCAGGTTTGGTGCGCGTTTTAGGCGTTTGGGATATTGTTTTTTTCGGTATTGCTGCCATTATTGGTGCCGGAAGCTTCAGTTCTTTGGGGGAAGCCGTATTTCGTGGCGGTCCCGGCGTCATTGTTTTATATATTATTTGTGGCTTTGCCTGCGGTTTTACAGCCCTTTGTTACGCGGAATTCGCAAGTAGAATTCCCACCGCAGGATCCGCCTATACTTATGCTTATGCAAGTTTCGGCGAACTCATTGCCTGGATTATAGGTTGGGCTTTGATCATGGAATATTCGTTCGGAAACATTTATGTCGCATTCTCCTGGTCCGATTATTTCACCAGTTTTATGGGCAGGATCGGTGTTTTTATTCCCGAATATTTAACCTGTAGTTATCCTGAAGCACATAAAGCGTTTTTGAAAGGTTCCCAAAATTTAGAATTAATTAATGCCTGGAAAAATGCTCCCTTAATCGGAAATTTAAAAATAATTTTTGATGCTCCCGCACTGGTCATCAATGGATTAATCACCTGGCTCGTGTATGTTGGGATCAAAGAATCAAAAAACTTCAACAACATTTTTGTCATTTTAAAATTATTCATCATCCTTCTGGTTATTGCAGTCGGAATCGGATATATGAATACCGATAACTGGTTTCCAAAAAGTATAATCACGGGTGAACATTCATTTATGCCGAATGGTTTTGCCGGAGTAATGAGTGCGGTTTCCGGAGTATTCTTTGCTTATATCGGCTTTGATGCCTTAAGTGTCCTGTCCGAAGAAACCAAAGATCCACAGAAAAATCTCCCGCGGGGAATGATTATTTCGTTGATTTTATGTACCATAATTTATATTATTTTAACCTTGGTTCTTACCGGAATGGTTGATTATAGAAAATTTGATGGTATCGGGGATCCACTGGCTTTCATTTTCGAAAAGACAAATGCCAATGTCGCCTGGATGGAATTCGTAGTTTCTCTGGGAGCAATCGTCGCCATCACCACCGTATTACTTGTTTTTCAGATGGGACAGCCAAGAATTTGGTATGCCATGAGTCGAGATGGTTTGATGCCAAAAAAATTCATGGAAATTCATCCGAAACACAAAACTCCTTCTTTCGCGACAATTATTACCGGAATCGTGGTCGGAATCCCTATTTTATTTACAGACAAGTCCTTCATCCTGGACTTTACAAGCATTGGAACCATTTTCGCTTTCGTACTCGTTTGCGGTGGCGTGTTGTTACTGCCTTCAAAGAAAAAAATACCCGGCAGATTTCACATGCCCTATATCAATTCTAAAATTATATTCCCCATCATATTCCTGGGAGGATTAACGTTTTTCTACTTTTGGCAGCCTTCATTTTTTCATACGATTATGGATTGGAAAGATCCGAATGAAAGTGAATTTAGAATCTCGATGTTCTTCTTCCTGATTATCAATTTGGGACTTTGTGTTTTAGCTTTTGTGAAAAACCTGTCACTTATCCCATTAATGGGTTTAAGTTCATGTCTGTATCTACTAACCGGAATGACACATAACAATTGGTTCTGGTTTCTGGTCTGGTTCGCCATTGGCCTTATAATCTATTTCTCATATGGTTACAGAAACAGCAAATTACAAAAGGAATTAAATGGCGATTTAGATTAA